One window of Neptuniibacter halophilus genomic DNA carries:
- the wecB gene encoding non-hydrolyzing UDP-N-acetylglucosamine 2-epimerase: MNKMKVMTVVGTRPEIIRLSRVMAKLDEHCEHVLVHTGQNYDYELNEIFFNDLGIRKPDHFLSAAGSSGAETIGNVIIAVDRVLAEVQPEAVLVLGDTNSCMAVLPAKRRKIPTFHMEAGNRCFDMRVPEEINRRIVDHTADINLPYSTIARDYLLAEGLPPDRVIKTGSPMFEVLNYYSGGIDASDVLERLDLTKNEFFVVSAHREENVDSDKNFLKLVGVLNAVAEQYDLPIIVSTHPRTQKRVDAMGINFHSNIQLLKPLGFKDYNKLQLSARAVLSDSGTINEESSILNFPALNLREAHERPEGMEEAAAMMVGLEVERVLQGLSILDTQGCGEKRSLRQVEDYSMPNVAEKVVRIVHSYRDYVMRTVWKQY; this comes from the coding sequence ATGAACAAAATGAAAGTGATGACCGTGGTTGGCACACGGCCTGAGATTATTCGTTTGTCCAGGGTGATGGCCAAACTCGATGAGCACTGTGAACATGTATTGGTTCATACCGGTCAAAATTATGATTACGAACTGAATGAAATTTTCTTTAATGATCTGGGAATTCGCAAACCGGATCATTTTCTCAGTGCTGCAGGATCAAGCGGAGCTGAGACTATTGGTAATGTAATTATTGCTGTTGATCGTGTGCTGGCCGAGGTGCAGCCGGAAGCGGTGCTTGTGCTGGGTGATACCAACAGCTGTATGGCGGTTTTGCCTGCTAAGCGCAGAAAAATTCCAACTTTCCATATGGAAGCGGGAAATCGATGTTTCGATATGCGTGTGCCAGAAGAGATTAATCGTCGTATCGTTGACCATACAGCGGATATCAACCTGCCCTATAGTACGATCGCACGAGACTACCTGTTGGCCGAAGGCCTGCCACCTGATCGTGTGATTAAAACTGGCAGCCCCATGTTTGAAGTGCTGAATTATTACAGTGGTGGGATTGATGCTTCGGATGTGCTTGAACGTTTAGACCTTACGAAGAATGAGTTCTTCGTTGTAAGTGCTCACCGTGAGGAAAATGTTGATTCAGACAAAAACTTTCTCAAGCTGGTTGGTGTGTTGAATGCCGTGGCTGAACAATACGATCTGCCGATTATTGTATCGACACACCCCCGTACTCAGAAACGTGTTGATGCAATGGGGATTAATTTCCATTCAAACATTCAGTTGCTCAAACCTTTAGGATTTAAGGATTACAATAAACTCCAGTTGTCGGCACGGGCTGTTTTATCTGATAGCGGCACTATCAATGAGGAATCTTCAATACTTAACTTCCCTGCACTGAACTTACGTGAAGCGCACGAGCGTCCAGAAGGGATGGAAGAAGCCGCAGCTATGATGGTTGGGCTGGAAGTAGAACGAGTGCTTCAGGGACTATCGATCTTGGATACACAAGGCTGCGGTGAAAAACGTAGCCTGAGGCAGGTCGAGGATTACAGCATGCCGAACGTGGCGGAGAAGGTAGTGCGTATTGTTCATAGCTACCGTGACTATGTTATGCGCACGGTTTGGAAGCAGTATTGA
- a CDS encoding CatB-related O-acetyltransferase, with the protein MLRSIVPIKLTRLLKRVFYQVKYGARIERGAVVSCSGLGKHCYIGENTVVFKSHLDDLSYVAQSSFISRSIIGKYCSIGDNVRIGLGVHPTSKFVSTHPSFYSPRAHVSFTDELLFEEHIFINAGKDICVEIGSDVWIGSSSIIMDGVKIGHGAIVGAGAVVTKNVEPYSIVGGVPAKVIKYRFSPDIIDSLLSISWWDEDVNWVIDNSDKFSDISSFISDFNNAK; encoded by the coding sequence ATGTTAAGAAGTATTGTTCCAATAAAGTTAACTAGGCTGCTAAAGAGAGTATTTTATCAGGTTAAATACGGTGCTCGTATTGAACGTGGTGCTGTTGTCTCTTGTTCAGGATTGGGTAAACATTGTTATATTGGTGAAAATACCGTTGTATTTAAATCTCACCTTGATGATTTATCATACGTTGCACAATCTTCATTTATTAGTAGGAGTATAATTGGCAAATACTGTTCAATAGGGGACAATGTTCGTATTGGTCTGGGTGTTCATCCTACCTCGAAATTTGTTAGTACGCATCCCTCTTTTTATTCTCCTAGGGCTCATGTCAGCTTTACAGACGAGCTTCTCTTTGAAGAGCATATCTTTATTAATGCGGGAAAAGATATCTGCGTTGAAATTGGTAGTGACGTATGGATTGGGTCATCCTCCATTATTATGGACGGTGTTAAAATAGGGCATGGTGCTATTGTGGGCGCAGGTGCAGTTGTAACAAAGAATGTTGAACCTTACTCCATCGTTGGTGGTGTTCCAGCGAAAGTTATAAAGTATCGATTTAGCCCTGACATCATCGACTCATTACTTTCAATCTCTTGGTGGGATGAAGATGTTAACTGGGTGATCGATAATTCAGATAAATTTAGTGATATTTCATCGTTTATTAGTGACTTTAACAATGCAAAATAA
- a CDS encoding polysaccharide biosynthesis protein: MNFDGSTLLITGGTGSFGHAVLQGFLDSDIQEIRIFSRDEKKQDDLRKRYSNAKFKFYIGDVRDYNSVLNATRGVDFIFHAAALKQVPSCEFHPMEAVKTNVIGTENVLEAAIQNEVKRVVCLSTDKAVYPINAMGISKAMMEKVMVAKSRNVDPSKTVICGTRYGNVMASRGSVIPLFVDQIRRGDALTITDPNMTRFMMTLADAVDLVLYAFQHGNNGDLFVQKAPAATIETLARALIDLLGEPDHLINVIGTRHGEKLFEALLSREEMACAEDLGDYFRVPPDLRDLNYGKFVEQGEAKISHTEDYNSHNTERLDVPGMQVLLRKLDFIRALERGEFISPED; the protein is encoded by the coding sequence ATGAATTTTGATGGCTCTACTTTATTGATTACTGGTGGTACTGGCTCTTTTGGGCATGCAGTCCTCCAGGGTTTTCTTGATAGTGATATACAAGAAATTCGCATTTTTAGCCGTGACGAAAAAAAACAAGATGATCTTCGCAAGCGGTATTCCAATGCCAAGTTTAAGTTTTATATTGGTGATGTACGTGATTACAACAGTGTTCTTAATGCAACCCGTGGCGTAGATTTTATATTCCATGCGGCCGCACTTAAGCAGGTGCCTTCCTGCGAGTTTCACCCCATGGAAGCAGTTAAAACCAATGTTATTGGCACTGAAAATGTTCTTGAGGCTGCGATACAAAACGAAGTAAAACGGGTTGTTTGCCTGAGTACTGATAAAGCGGTTTACCCTATTAATGCTATGGGAATTTCCAAAGCGATGATGGAGAAGGTTATGGTCGCCAAGTCGCGCAATGTTGACCCTAGTAAGACGGTCATCTGCGGCACACGCTATGGCAACGTAATGGCATCTCGTGGATCTGTGATTCCGTTGTTTGTTGACCAAATAAGGAGAGGTGACGCGCTTACTATTACTGATCCAAATATGACCCGCTTTATGATGACCTTGGCTGACGCTGTGGATTTAGTTCTATATGCCTTTCAGCATGGTAACAATGGTGATCTATTTGTACAGAAGGCCCCAGCCGCCACAATAGAGACACTTGCTAGGGCATTGATAGATCTGTTGGGTGAACCTGATCATCTGATTAATGTAATTGGTACTCGCCACGGTGAAAAGCTGTTTGAAGCTCTGCTTAGCCGCGAAGAGATGGCATGTGCTGAAGACTTGGGGGACTATTTCCGGGTACCCCCAGATCTTCGTGACCTTAATTATGGAAAGTTTGTAGAGCAGGGAGAAGCTAAGATTTCTCATACCGAGGATTATAACTCTCATAATACTGAGCGATTGGATGTGCCTGGGATGCAAGTACTGCTTCGTAAACTGGATTTTATTCGCGCCCTGGAGCGGGGTGAGTTCATTAGCCCCGAGGATTAA
- the wbjC gene encoding UDP-2-acetamido-2,6-beta-L-arabino-hexul-4-ose reductase, translated as MRVLVTGAKGFIGKNLLMHFQEAGDIEVVPFTREHSIDQLTDMLEGIDWVFHLAGINRPQNKEEFASGNTGLTHQLCAAIKACDRPVPVVYTSSIQVERDNDYGNSKRAAEDALLELQKETGNPVFIYRLPNVFGKWARPNYNSAVATFCHNVARGLPVQINDPDAIIRLVYVDDVVDSFISLIEAVDTQSPFVEVAPEYQITVGELADQLNRFKDTRDNLITEPVGTGLIRALYSTYVSYLPPDSFTYAVPQHGDSRGVFVEMLKTPDAGQFSFFTAHPGITRGGHYHHSKTEKFLVIKGRACFRFRHMFTGEFYELYTSGEQSVIVETVPGWTHDVTNVGDDELICMLWANEIFDREKPDTFACPVEA; from the coding sequence GTGCGTGTACTGGTGACTGGAGCAAAGGGATTTATTGGTAAAAACCTGCTGATGCACTTTCAGGAGGCTGGCGATATCGAGGTGGTGCCCTTTACCCGTGAACACAGCATTGATCAGTTGACTGATATGCTGGAAGGCATCGATTGGGTGTTTCATCTGGCTGGTATCAATCGCCCTCAAAACAAAGAGGAGTTTGCCAGTGGTAATACGGGATTGACTCATCAGTTGTGCGCAGCAATTAAGGCCTGCGACAGGCCTGTGCCTGTGGTCTATACCTCATCCATCCAGGTTGAACGAGATAATGACTATGGCAATAGTAAGCGCGCGGCTGAAGACGCTTTGCTAGAGCTGCAGAAGGAAACGGGTAATCCCGTTTTTATCTATCGCTTACCGAATGTGTTTGGTAAATGGGCCCGCCCCAATTACAACTCAGCTGTTGCGACCTTCTGCCATAATGTAGCACGAGGTTTGCCTGTCCAGATCAATGATCCGGATGCCATCATCCGGCTGGTGTATGTGGATGATGTAGTCGATAGCTTTATATCGCTGATTGAAGCTGTTGATACACAAAGCCCTTTTGTTGAAGTCGCTCCCGAATATCAGATCACTGTAGGGGAATTAGCTGATCAGCTTAACCGCTTTAAGGATACGCGCGATAATTTAATTACCGAGCCGGTCGGTACCGGTCTGATACGGGCCTTATACTCTACTTATGTCAGTTATCTGCCGCCGGATAGCTTTACCTACGCGGTGCCTCAACATGGAGACAGTCGTGGTGTGTTCGTCGAAATGTTGAAAACCCCGGACGCCGGACAATTCTCCTTTTTCACTGCACACCCTGGTATCACCCGCGGTGGGCATTATCATCATTCGAAGACTGAAAAGTTTCTTGTGATTAAAGGTAGGGCCTGCTTCCGATTTCGTCATATGTTCACCGGCGAATTCTACGAGCTATATACTTCGGGTGAACAGTCTGTAATTGTCGAAACTGTGCCTGGCTGGACCCATGATGTTACCAATGTTGGTGATGACGAATTGATTTGCATGCTTTGGGCTAATGAGATTTTTGATCGTGAAAAACCAGACACTTTTGCCTGCCCGGTTGAGGCTTAA
- a CDS encoding glycosyltransferase family 4 protein, with product MSSVNSEYRILKVWPFWVDGIKYHDQYLADKMLEDNVYTHFICPDYTPPNYSAFSSESDKNSTYNVSFLKSFFVFGKPFPYDFFGVISKVRLFKPDVVHFFGISNFITVVVLLALFFSNYKGKIVFNDHSDPNERKKGLKARFYYGFFAVFFKIFIRGKYKIIVPDDSSFNEIVRRYGSGVMRNLTIIPLGYDERIFCNSNPSRGKKAFVLGFAGKINEAKKLERLVDASLCFDESVLDIKIAGLNLDRLSQYQQSLLDYVKSTGRNNIHLTSFISAPSELSDFYAGLDLAVFPGSISITTLEATGCGTPIVLYNSISGLDHRVSNGRGLLFDTQQELVSCIDFFLNAKEGSGIDHNQIASNSREFSWSSLKHEYYNIYGFKG from the coding sequence ATGAGTAGTGTAAACAGTGAGTATCGAATCCTTAAAGTTTGGCCGTTTTGGGTTGACGGTATCAAATACCATGATCAATATCTAGCCGATAAGATGCTTGAGGATAATGTATATACGCATTTTATTTGCCCCGACTATACGCCGCCTAATTACTCAGCCTTTTCTAGTGAGTCAGACAAAAACTCGACTTATAATGTTTCTTTTCTTAAGTCATTTTTTGTCTTTGGTAAACCTTTTCCTTATGATTTTTTTGGGGTGATTTCTAAGGTCAGGCTTTTTAAGCCTGACGTAGTCCATTTTTTTGGTATTAGTAACTTCATTACTGTCGTTGTGCTTTTGGCGCTATTTTTTTCTAATTATAAAGGGAAGATTGTTTTTAATGATCATAGTGACCCTAATGAACGAAAAAAAGGCTTAAAGGCTCGATTTTACTACGGTTTTTTTGCGGTTTTTTTTAAAATATTTATTAGGGGTAAATATAAGATAATAGTCCCTGATGATTCTTCTTTTAATGAGATTGTACGTCGTTATGGCTCTGGGGTAATGCGTAATTTAACTATTATTCCATTAGGGTATGATGAGCGTATTTTCTGTAATTCTAACCCTTCAAGGGGTAAAAAAGCCTTTGTTTTGGGGTTTGCTGGGAAGATTAACGAAGCTAAAAAACTTGAAAGGCTTGTTGATGCCTCTTTGTGTTTTGATGAATCAGTCCTTGATATTAAAATTGCTGGCCTTAATTTGGATAGACTGTCACAGTATCAGCAATCTTTACTTGATTATGTGAAGTCTACTGGTCGTAATAACATTCACTTAACTAGTTTTATTTCAGCACCATCCGAGCTTTCTGATTTTTATGCAGGCTTAGATTTAGCGGTTTTTCCTGGCTCTATATCTATCACAACTCTTGAAGCTACAGGCTGTGGTACTCCTATCGTCTTGTATAATTCTATATCGGGCCTCGATCACCGGGTGTCTAATGGTCGTGGTTTATTGTTTGATACACAACAAGAATTAGTATCTTGCATAGATTTTTTCTTAAATGCTAAAGAAGGCTCTGGTATTGATCACAATCAGATTGCATCTAATAGCAGAGAGTTCTCTTGGTCTTCATTGAAGCACGAATATTATAATATTTATGGCTTTAAAGGTTAG
- a CDS encoding glycosyltransferase family 4 protein, with protein sequence MLRTIVQRWVQDGHEVDVLTSQPSYKSAVDNSVQPARTELDGACVVRLNLPPESGKPLVRIRNAFKLGMRVLWQAVFRKRYDVIMVSTSPPVLAGWFVAIAARVSGARFVYHCMDIHPEIGRISGEFRNPKIYSFLSRMDRWTCSQAKPVVVLSHDMASSLENRCPGKPPETLVINNFSLPSDVVEYGETLPFEWPVEPFVLIFAGNIGRFQGLQVLVEAMACIADRDDIHLLMMGEGAEKENLTIQAQKTGARITFVGHHSVATAKVAMKKASAGFVSLMPELHKYAYPSKTMTYLEQGCPVLVSVEEDSCLANDIVKNRVGLAVANGDAQKLADAIKALADDSVELEAMHKNATALASREFSEEAVMVKWSSLL encoded by the coding sequence ATGTTACGTACCATTGTGCAGCGCTGGGTTCAGGATGGGCATGAGGTAGATGTTTTGACTTCTCAGCCTTCTTACAAGTCGGCCGTTGACAACTCTGTTCAACCTGCCCGAACGGAGCTTGATGGAGCTTGTGTTGTTCGCCTTAATTTACCCCCGGAGTCGGGTAAACCATTAGTGCGTATTCGCAACGCTTTTAAACTGGGCATGAGGGTATTATGGCAGGCTGTTTTTCGAAAACGCTATGACGTGATTATGGTATCGACTTCACCGCCGGTTCTTGCTGGGTGGTTTGTCGCGATTGCAGCAAGGGTTTCCGGTGCGCGGTTTGTTTATCACTGTATGGATATTCACCCCGAAATTGGTCGTATTTCAGGTGAGTTCAGGAATCCGAAGATTTATTCATTCTTATCAAGAATGGATCGTTGGACCTGTAGTCAAGCAAAACCAGTAGTTGTATTGTCACATGACATGGCGTCTTCGCTCGAAAACCGCTGCCCAGGTAAGCCTCCAGAAACGTTAGTCATTAATAATTTCAGCTTGCCCTCAGACGTTGTTGAATATGGCGAAACGCTTCCCTTCGAATGGCCGGTAGAGCCTTTCGTACTTATTTTTGCGGGCAATATAGGGCGCTTTCAGGGTCTTCAGGTGTTGGTTGAGGCTATGGCCTGTATTGCTGACCGTGATGATATCCATCTCCTAATGATGGGTGAAGGGGCGGAAAAAGAGAATCTCACTATTCAGGCTCAGAAAACTGGAGCCAGGATTACTTTCGTAGGTCACCATTCTGTTGCTACAGCTAAGGTGGCGATGAAAAAAGCCAGTGCTGGTTTTGTTAGCCTGATGCCTGAACTTCATAAGTATGCTTATCCTAGCAAGACGATGACATATCTGGAACAAGGCTGTCCTGTGTTAGTGTCTGTTGAAGAGGACAGTTGTCTGGCGAATGATATTGTAAAGAATCGTGTAGGCCTCGCGGTTGCTAATGGTGATGCACAAAAGCTTGCTGATGCAATTAAAGCCTTAGCAGATGATTCTGTTGAGTTAGAAGCGATGCACAAGAACGCGACAGCACTTGCGTCAAGAGAGTTTTCAGAAGAAGCGGTAATGGTCAAGTGGTCTTCTCTTCTGTAG